The Filimonas lacunae genomic sequence GCTTTGAGTAAGCAATTGTTGGCCCGTATTTCGTCCACAGCGCGTTGTACGGTATAAGTATACAAATTATGCTGCGGGCTAACAAAGCCGCGGCCAGGTAGCGAACCATCGCAGGGATGAAACAAGGTATGGTTGCCTAACTCGTGCCCGTTGGATGCTGCCTTACGCCATTCGGGTATGCGGTTATTAATAGCCGGCGATGCGCCTATAATGTAAAAGGTACCTTTTAGGTTTACTGAATCCAGTGCAGGTACTACATTGTCCAGGTCAATATCAATGGCATCATCGTAAGTGAGAACTACCGCACATTTCTTATGGTTCCATAAAGTTGTTTGTTGGGCGATAACAGTTACATTAACACCTGTAAGGCATATGATAAAAAAGGGAATGACAAACTTCTGAAGCATATTGGATGTTTTCTGGTCTTAAAAAACAGTTGCCTGCGCGGTCAAATATAGTATAAATTTTACGTGACGGGCTATAAGCAAAACGGGTACCACATTTGTGATACCCGTTGGTTATAGTAAAGATTGGTTCAATGATCTATTTCCTTTTATAGGTAAGTTCCAGTTTGGGCCTTTTGGTAGAGTCGGCATATTCACTGCTTAAAAAGCCAATGGAGCGGTATGCTTTTTCTGTTTCCAGTTTAATGCAAAAGCCATAATTATCTCCTTCTTTCATATCCTGTATTAAGCTGGTTACATCTACGCCATTTATATCGTAGCCCCAGGTGTTGCTGGTGCCTGCCAGGGTAA encodes the following:
- a CDS encoding polysaccharide deacetylase family protein, with the protein product MLQKFVIPFFIICLTGVNVTVIAQQTTLWNHKKCAVVLTYDDAIDIDLDNVVPALDSVNLKGTFYIIGASPAINNRIPEWRKAASNGHELGNHTLFHPCDGSLPGRGFVSPQHNLYTYTVQRAVDEIRANNCLLKAIDGKTRRTFAYPCGDLTIHDTAFYQQVASEFSGARGVVPALLTPHEVKLDNINSYAIINHDAAYMINLVKEAMRTHTLLVFLFHGVGGGHALNVDKTAHSQLLHFLQQNEKDIWVAPMVDVADYIQQQQSQP